GCTGGTTCGGCATATCATCGAAAACAGCATGCTCAATGGTGAGGTGATCCGTCTCGACGGCGCCTTGCGCATGGCCGCCAAGTAAGGAGGATTTGTCATGACTATTGCCAACGATCCGATTGTTATCGTCAGCGCCGTCCGCACCCCGATGGGCGGCTTTCAGGGCGAACTGAAAAGCCTCACCGCGCCGCAACTCGGTGCTGCCGCGATCAAGGCAGCGGTTGAGCGCGCCGGGGTTGCCAGCGACGCGGTTGATGAAGTGTTGTTCGGTTGCGTATTGCCGGCCGGCCTCGGTCAGGCGCCGGCGCGGCAGGCGGCACTGGGTGCCGGGCTGGATAAATCGACGCGCTGCACCACCGTCAACAAAATGTGCGGCTCGGGCATGGAAACCACCATTCTCGCCCACGACATGCTGCTGGCCGGCAGCGCCGATGTGGTGATCGCCGGTGGCATGGAAAGCATGTCCAATTCGCCATACTTGCTCGACCGTGCTCGCGCCGGTTACCGCATGGGCCATGGCCGGGTGCTCGACTCGATGTTCCTCGACGGCCTCGAAGACGCCTACGACAAGGGCCGTCTGATGGGCACCTTCGCCGAAGACTGCGCCGAAACCAACGACTTCAGCCGCGAAGCCCAGGATGCCTTTGCTATCGCTTCGACCACCCGCGCCCAGCAGGCGATCAAGGACGGCAGCTTCAAGGCCGAGATCGTTCCGCTGACCGTGACGGTGGGCAAGGAACAAGTGCTGATCAGCAACGACGAGCAGCCGCCGAAAGCCAAACTGGACAAGGTCGCCTCGCTGAAACCGGCGTTCCGCGAAGGCGGCACGGTAACGGCGGCCAACTCCAGCTCGATCTCCGACGGCGCGGCGGCACTGGTGCTGATGCGCCAGTCGCAAGCGCAGAAACTCGGGCTTAAACCGCTGGCGGTGATTCATGGTCACGCGGCGTTTGCCGACACGCCGGGCCTGTTCCCGGTGGCACCGATTGGCGCGATCAAGAAGCTGGTGAAGAAGACCGGTTGGGGGTTGAACGAGGTCGATCTGTTCGAGATCAACGAAGCGTTCGCCGTGGTGGCGATGGCCGCGATGACCCATCTGGAAATCCCCCACGACAAGCTCAACGTGCACGGCGGTGCCTGCGCGCTGGGCCATCCGATCGGTGCCTCGGGTGCGCGGATTCTGGTGACCTTGCTCTCGGCCCTGCGCCAGAAAAACCTGAAACGCGGGATCGCGGCGATCTGCATCGGCGGCGGTGAAGCCACGGCAATGGCCGTGGAATGCATCTACTGAGGCCAACGCCCTTTCTCCCTGTGGGAGGGGGCTTGCTCCCGAAGGCGGTGTGTCATTCAGAAATTGTCTGACTGACACGGCCAATTCGGGAGCAAGCCCCCTCCCACAATGAATAGGCGGTGCGACTTGAATTTAAGGATTCACCATGATTCCCAACGAAGACCAAACCCAGATCCGCGACATGGCCCGGCAGTTCGCCGAGGAACGGCTGAAACCGTTCGCCGCCGAGTGGGATCGCGAGCATCGTTTCCCCAAGGCAGCCATTGGCGAGATGGCCGAATTGGGCTTCTTCGGCATGCTTGTGCCGGAGCAGTGGGGCGGCTGTGACACCGGCTACCTGGCGTACGCCATGGCCCTGGAAGAAATCGCCGCCGGCGACGGCGCCTGCTCGACCATCATGAGCGTGCACAACTCGGTGGGCTGTGTGCCGATCCTCAAGTTCGGCAACGACGATCAGCGCGAACGCTTCCTCAAACCGCTGGCCAGCGGCGCGATGCTCGGCGCATTCGCCCTGACCGAACCGCAGGCCGGTTCCGACGCCAGCAGCCTGAAAACCCGCGCACGGTTGGAAGGCGATCACTACGTGCTCAACGGCTGCAAACAGTTCATCACCTCCGGGCAGAACGCCGGGATCGTGATCGTGTTTGCGGTGACCGATCCGAGTGCCGGCAAACGCGGGATCACGGCGTTCATCGTGCCCACCGATTCGCCCGGCTACAAAGTCGCCCGGGTCGAAGACAAGCTCGGCCAGCACGCGTCGGACACCTGCCAGATTCTGTTTGAAGACGTGAAGGTGCCGGTCGCCAACCGCTTGGGTGAGGAGGGCGAAGGCTACAAAATCGCCCTGGCCAACCTCGAAGGCGGGCGGGTCGGCATCGCCTCGCAAGCGGTGGGCATGGCCCGCGCTGCGTTCGAAGCGGCCCGCGACTATGCACGTGAGCGCGATACTTTCGGCAAACCGATCATCGAGCACCAGGCGGTGGCCTTCCGTCTCGCCGACATGGCCACGCAGATCGCCGTCGCCCGGCAAATGGTGCATTACGCCGCGGCCCTGCGCGATAGCGGTCAGCCGGCGCTGGTCGAGGCTTCGATGGCGAAACTGTTCGCCTCGGAAATGGCCGAGAAGGTTTGCTCAATGGCGTTGCAGACGCTGGGCGGTTACGGTTATCTCAACGACTTCCCGCTGGAACGCATCTACCGCGACGTGCGCGTGTGCCAGATCTACGAAGGCACCAGCGACATTCAGCGCATGGTTATTTCGCGCAATCTCTGACAAGGAATCTTGCCCATGACTTACGAAACGATTCTGCTGGAAAACCACGGCCGCGTCGGCCTGATCACCCTCAACCGCCCACAGGCGCTGAACGCCCTGAACGCGCAACTGGTCAGCGAAGTGAACCATGCCCTCGATGGTCTGGAAGCGGATGCGAACATCGGTTGCATCGTCATCACCGGTTCGAAGAAAGCCTTCGCCGCCGGCGCCGACATCAAGGAAATGGCCGAACTGACCTATCCGCAGATCTACATGGATGATCTGTTCAGCGACAGCGACCGTGTGGCCAACCGCCGTAAGCCGATCATTGCTGCGGTCAACGGCTTTGCCCTCGGTGGCGGCTGCGAACTGGCGCTGATGTGCGACTTCATCCTGGCCGGTGACAACGCCAAATTCGGTCAGCCGGAAATCAACCTCGGCGTGCTCCCGGGCATGGGCGGCACCCAGCGCCTGACCCGCGCGGTGGGTAAGGCCAAGGCCATGGAAATGTGCCTCAGCGGGCGGATGATCGATGCGGTGGAAGCCGAACGCTGCGGCATCGTTGCGCGGATCGTGCCGAGTGATGAACTGCTCGACGAGGCGTTGAAAGTCGCTGCGGTGATCGCCAGCAAGTCGTTGCCGATTGCGATGATGATCAAGGAAAGCGTCAACCGCGCCTTTGAGGTCAACCTGACTGAAGGTGTGCGCTTCGAGCGCCGGGTGTTCCATGCGGCGTTTGCCACCCAGGATCAGAAGGAAGGCATGGCGGCGTTTGTGGCCAAGCGTGCGCCGGAGTTTCAGGGTAAATAATGCGCTGACCTGACTGACGCCTTCGCGAGCAAGCCCGCTCCCACATGGGATTTGTGTACGACGCAGATCCAATGTGGGAGCGGGCTTGCTCGCGAAGCTTTTGGCGTTACAACTGGTAGTTCTTCAGCTCCCGCGCAATTACCATCCGCTGAATCTCGCTCGACCCCTCGTAGATCTGGGTAATCCGCGCATCGCGGTAGTACTTCTCGACCGGATAGTCCTCCAGATACCCATACCCGCCATGAATCTGAATCGCCGAGGAGCAGACCTTCTCGGCCATTTCCGAGGCGAACAGTTTGGCCTGCGACGCCTCCGACAGGCACGGTTTGCCCGCCGTGCGCAGGCGCGCCGCGTGCAGGATCATCAAGCGCGCCGCGTTGATTTGCATGTGCATGTCGGCCAGCAGGTTGGCGATGCTCTGGTGTTCGTTGATCGGCTTGCCGAACTGGATGCGATCGCGGGAGTAAACCAGCGCCGCTTCAAACGCCGCCCGGGCGATACCCAAAGCCTGCGCGGCGATGCCGATGCGGCCGCCTTCGAGGTTGGACAAGGCAATCGCCAGACCCTTGCCGCGCTCGCCGAGCAGATTGGCCTCGGGAATGCTGCAGTTGTTCAGGGTCACCGCGCAGGTGTCGGAGGCGCGGATGCCCATCTTGTGTTCGGTGCGATCGACGATGAAACCCGCAGTATCGGTGGGCACCAGGAACGCAGAAATGCCTTTCTTGCCCAGATCCGGATCGGTCACCGCAAACACGATTGCCAGTTTCGCCCGTTTGCCATTGCTGACGAATTGCTTGGCGCCGTTGATCACCCACTGGCCGTCGCGCAGTTCGGCGCGGGTGCGCAGGTTGTGCGCTTCGGAGCCGGCCTGCGGTTCGGTGAGGCAGAAGCAGCCAATCGTCTGGCCACTGGCGAGATCCGCCAGCCAGGTCTGTTTCTGCGCTTCGCTGCCGTAGTTGAGCACCGGGCCGCAGCCCACCGAGTTGTGAATGCTCATGAACGCGCCGGTCGCGCCATCGCCGGCAGAGATTTCTTCCACCGCCAGCGCATAGGCCACGTAATCGACGTAAGTGCCGCCCCATTCCTCGGGCACCACCATGCCGAGCAAACCGAGTTCGCCCATCTTCGCAACCAGCGCGTCGTCGATCCAGCCGGCCTTTTCCCAGGCTTGCGCATGCGGCGCGATTTCGCCACGGGCGAAGTCCCGGGCCATGTCGCGGATCATCACTTGTTCTTCAGTCAGTTCGAGATCGTGCATGGCTCAGCTCCCGCTCTCAGTAAAACCGTGAAAGAAACTCGCGACATGCCCGGCGTCCAGCGCAGCAAGGGTCGGCGGGTTCCAGCGTGGTGTCTTGTCTTTGTCGATCAGCAGGGCGCGCACGCCCTCGATCAGGTCGCCGCGTGCGAACCACTGGCGATCCAGATGCAGTTCGAGGGCGAAACAGTGTTCCAGGCTCAGGTGCCGACCGCGCCGGAGCATCTCCAGGGTCACGGCCATCGCCAGTGGCGAGCGGGTCTCCAGCAGGTCAGCGGTGCTCGTCGCCCACTCATGGCTGTCGGCGACGGTGACTGCGCGCAGTTGCTCGACAATGCTCGGCACGTCCGGCAGGGCGAAGAAGTGGTCGATGGCCGGGCGCAGTTTCTCCAGCGGTGCATCGGCCAGGGTTTGCACGCCGTTTTTGGCGAGCAGGCCCTGCAGATCCTTGAGCGGCGTGTCGCGCCATTCCAGGTGATCGAGTTGTTCGTCGAGGCTCGACAGTTTGCTGCTGTCGACAAAC
The Pseudomonas fluorescens genome window above contains:
- a CDS encoding acyl-CoA dehydrogenase family protein, with translation MHDLELTEEQVMIRDMARDFARGEIAPHAQAWEKAGWIDDALVAKMGELGLLGMVVPEEWGGTYVDYVAYALAVEEISAGDGATGAFMSIHNSVGCGPVLNYGSEAQKQTWLADLASGQTIGCFCLTEPQAGSEAHNLRTRAELRDGQWVINGAKQFVSNGKRAKLAIVFAVTDPDLGKKGISAFLVPTDTAGFIVDRTEHKMGIRASDTCAVTLNNCSIPEANLLGERGKGLAIALSNLEGGRIGIAAQALGIARAAFEAALVYSRDRIQFGKPINEHQSIANLLADMHMQINAARLMILHAARLRTAGKPCLSEASQAKLFASEMAEKVCSSAIQIHGGYGYLEDYPVEKYYRDARITQIYEGSSEIQRMVIARELKNYQL
- a CDS encoding acetyl-CoA C-acyltransferase; protein product: MTIANDPIVIVSAVRTPMGGFQGELKSLTAPQLGAAAIKAAVERAGVASDAVDEVLFGCVLPAGLGQAPARQAALGAGLDKSTRCTTVNKMCGSGMETTILAHDMLLAGSADVVIAGGMESMSNSPYLLDRARAGYRMGHGRVLDSMFLDGLEDAYDKGRLMGTFAEDCAETNDFSREAQDAFAIASTTRAQQAIKDGSFKAEIVPLTVTVGKEQVLISNDEQPPKAKLDKVASLKPAFREGGTVTAANSSSISDGAAALVLMRQSQAQKLGLKPLAVIHGHAAFADTPGLFPVAPIGAIKKLVKKTGWGLNEVDLFEINEAFAVVAMAAMTHLEIPHDKLNVHGGACALGHPIGASGARILVTLLSALRQKNLKRGIAAICIGGGEATAMAVECIY
- a CDS encoding enoyl-CoA hydratase, encoding MTYETILLENHGRVGLITLNRPQALNALNAQLVSEVNHALDGLEADANIGCIVITGSKKAFAAGADIKEMAELTYPQIYMDDLFSDSDRVANRRKPIIAAVNGFALGGGCELALMCDFILAGDNAKFGQPEINLGVLPGMGGTQRLTRAVGKAKAMEMCLSGRMIDAVEAERCGIVARIVPSDELLDEALKVAAVIASKSLPIAMMIKESVNRAFEVNLTEGVRFERRVFHAAFATQDQKEGMAAFVAKRAPEFQGK
- a CDS encoding acyl-CoA dehydrogenase, whose product is MIPNEDQTQIRDMARQFAEERLKPFAAEWDREHRFPKAAIGEMAELGFFGMLVPEQWGGCDTGYLAYAMALEEIAAGDGACSTIMSVHNSVGCVPILKFGNDDQRERFLKPLASGAMLGAFALTEPQAGSDASSLKTRARLEGDHYVLNGCKQFITSGQNAGIVIVFAVTDPSAGKRGITAFIVPTDSPGYKVARVEDKLGQHASDTCQILFEDVKVPVANRLGEEGEGYKIALANLEGGRVGIASQAVGMARAAFEAARDYARERDTFGKPIIEHQAVAFRLADMATQIAVARQMVHYAAALRDSGQPALVEASMAKLFASEMAEKVCSMALQTLGGYGYLNDFPLERIYRDVRVCQIYEGTSDIQRMVISRNL